The Candidatus Cloacimonadota bacterium genome segment TTGATTCCGTATTGATACCGTATTGATACCGTATTGATACCGTATTGATACCGTATTGATACCGTATTGATACCGTATTGATACCGTATTGATACCGTATTGATACCGTATTGATACCGTATTGATATTGGGAGCCGGGCAGGGAATTTGCCGATTTGGGAGGGGAAAGACGCGTCCGAGAGTTTTTTTGGTTGACAGGCAGGCTGTATCTTTCATAATGGTCTGCTAACCAAAGGATAAGGATATGGATATCAAAATGACCCGGGAGTTCATCCAAAAACTCCCCAAAACCGACCTGCACGTGCACCTGGACGGCAGTGTGCGCATCGACACGATCATCGACCTGGCCAAGCAGTTCAAGATCAAGCTGCCCACCCTGGACCCGGACGAGTTGCGCGGCCTGATCGTTTGCGGCGACCACACCGTGAGCCTGGAAGACTATCTGCGCGGCTTCGGGATCGTGAACCTGGTGCTGCAAAACAAGGAAGGCCTGCGCCGCGCGGCCTACGAACTGGCCGAGGACGCCGCCAAAGAGAACGTGCGTTACATGGAAGTGCGCTATTCCCCCATCCTGCACACGGACAGGGGCCTCAAACTCACCGAGATCTCGCAGGCCGTGATCGACGGGCTCAAACAGGGCGAGCGCGATTTTGGCATTAAAACGGCCGTGATCATCTGCGGCATGCGCAACATGGACCCCACCACCTCGGTGAAACTGGCGGAACTGGCCGTGGCCTTTAAAAACAAGGGTGTGATCGGTTTCGACCTGGCCGGCGGCGAATACAACAATCCCGCCAAGGACCACAAGGAAGCCTTCGACCTCTCGCTGAAAAACAACCTCAACATCACCATCCACGCGGGCGAGGCCTACGGTCCCGACAGCATCCACCAGGCGCTGCACTATTGCGGCGCGCACCGCATCGGGCACGGCACCCGGTTGGTGGAGGACGGCGATCTGCTGAACTACGTGAACGACCACCGCATCCCTCTGGAGATCTGCATCAAGAGCAATTTCCACACCAAGGCGGTGCCCAACATCCGCAGCCACCCCATCGATTTCTATATCGATTACGGCCTCCGCGTGACCATCAACACGGACAACCGCACCATTTCCAACACCACCGTCACCGATGAATATTTGCTGGCCATCAACGAACTGAAGCTGGATTACCCCACCATCAAAAACGTGATCCTGAACGGCTTCAAGAGTGCCTTCATACCCTATAAGGAACGCGTTCGCCTGATCAACTCCATCCTCAAGGAGCTGGAGGAGATCGAGGAAAACGAGCTGAAGACCAAGGTCAAGATCAGGGAAAACCTCTAGGCATGCGCGAACTCATCCAAGCTTCCTGCACCGCGGCGGGCCGCAACCTGAAGGCCTTTCTGGCCGAAGCAGGGAATTTCGCCGCCATCGAAAACGCGGCCCGGCTGATCGCGCAGGGATTTGCCCGGGGCGGCAAGGTGATCGCCTTCGGCAACGGCGGTTCGATGTGCGACGCGATGCACTTCGCGGAAGAGCTCACGGGCCGCTTTCGTCGGGACCGCAAAGCTCTGCCCGCCATAGCTTTATCCGATCCCAGCCACCTCACCTGTGTGGGCAACGACTACGGCTTCGAGCAGGTCTTCGCCCGGGGCGTGGAAGCCTACGCCGCAGCGGGGGACGTGGTGCTGGGCCTTTCCACCAGCGGCAATTCGCCCAATGTGATCCGCGGCCTGGCCACCGCGCGGGAACTGGGCTGCCACACCATCGCCCTGCTGGGCAAGGACGGAGGCCAGCTAGCCGGGACCTGCGAACTGCAGATCATCGTGCCCGGCGAACACAGCGACAGGATCCAGGAACTGCACACCCTGATCCTGCACATCATCATTGAATGCGTGGAGCGGCTGCTCTTTGGGGACGTCGCTTCCGGAGACAAAAATCCATGAAAAAAATAACCTTTACCCTGCTTCTGTTGCTGGCCGCCACCCTCGCCTGCGCCCAGGGCAACTACTACGACGCGGTGATCGACCTCAGCGGTCAGCCGCTCTACACCGCGCTGCATTCCCTGATCTCCACCAATACCAACAGCAGCTACGACGGCGCCAAGGTCTTCCTCTTTCAGCAATTGGACAACCACAACGGCTATGTGACCTGCATCTACACCGGCGAGGAACACTACGTGGGCTACAACTACACCGGCTCCAGCGATCCCAACACCGAGCACACCTACGCCCAAAGCTGGTTCAGTTCAGATGAGTCCAGCCGCAAAAAGGCCGACCTGCACCATCTTTTCCCCTCCACCATGCAGGTGAACAGCTCGCGGGGCAACTATCCGCTCTTCACGGTGGCCAATCACGCCTCCGCCAACGTTTATTACACTTACACCCCCTGGCAAAGCTTTCGGGGCCAAAGCTCCAACGGCTACACGGTGTTCGAGCCGGCCGACGAGAGCAAGGGCAACATCGCCCGCGCCCTGCTCTACTTCAACACTCGCTATTACGACAGTCTCACTCAGCAGAATGTGAACATGATCCCGGACCTGGTGCAGTGGCATTTAACCGATCCGCCCGACGCGGCTGAGATCGCCCGCAACAGCGCCATCCAGGGCTTTCAGACCAACCGCAACCCCTATGTGGACCATCCGGAATTCGTGAGCCGGATCTGGGGCGGATCCCCGGC includes the following:
- the add gene encoding adenosine deaminase, giving the protein MDIKMTREFIQKLPKTDLHVHLDGSVRIDTIIDLAKQFKIKLPTLDPDELRGLIVCGDHTVSLEDYLRGFGIVNLVLQNKEGLRRAAYELAEDAAKENVRYMEVRYSPILHTDRGLKLTEISQAVIDGLKQGERDFGIKTAVIICGMRNMDPTTSVKLAELAVAFKNKGVIGFDLAGGEYNNPAKDHKEAFDLSLKNNLNITIHAGEAYGPDSIHQALHYCGAHRIGHGTRLVEDGDLLNYVNDHRIPLEICIKSNFHTKAVPNIRSHPIDFYIDYGLRVTINTDNRTISNTTVTDEYLLAINELKLDYPTIKNVILNGFKSAFIPYKERVRLINSILKELEEIEENELKTKVKIRENL
- the gmhA gene encoding D-sedoheptulose 7-phosphate isomerase, producing MRELIQASCTAAGRNLKAFLAEAGNFAAIENAARLIAQGFARGGKVIAFGNGGSMCDAMHFAEELTGRFRRDRKALPAIALSDPSHLTCVGNDYGFEQVFARGVEAYAAAGDVVLGLSTSGNSPNVIRGLATARELGCHTIALLGKDGGQLAGTCELQIIVPGEHSDRIQELHTLILHIIIECVERLLFGDVASGDKNP
- a CDS encoding endonuclease produces the protein MKKITFTLLLLLAATLACAQGNYYDAVIDLSGQPLYTALHSLISTNTNSSYDGAKVFLFQQLDNHNGYVTCIYTGEEHYVGYNYTGSSDPNTEHTYAQSWFSSDESSRKKADLHHLFPSTMQVNSSRGNYPLFTVANHASANVYYTYTPWQSFRGQSSNGYTVFEPADESKGNIARALLYFNTRYYDSLTQQNVNMIPDLVQWHLTDPPDAAEIARNSAIQGFQTNRNPYVDHPEFVSRIWGGSPAQDDTAAPAAELSLDRVWPNPFAESTTLAVLSKDARQASVSVHDVKGRKLRSWSLMLPAGTSEISWNGKDERGLKATPGVYLIRVHSGGQSLGAKVLLN